The genomic region AACCCAGCATCTGCTGGGTTTTTTATATTGGCGTCCCCACGGGGATTCGAACCCCGGTTACCGCCGTGAAAGGGCGATGTCCTAGGCCTCTAGACGATGGGGACTTCATCGTCATGATGTCCGGATGGGTCCAGACATCAAATTATGGTGGAGATAAGCGGGATCGAACCGCTGACCTCTTGCATGCCATGCAAGCGCTCTCCCAGCTGAGCTATACCCCCGAAAAAGAGCCGCTATATTAATGATCCGGGCTGTAGCTGTCAACGCTTCAGGAACATTAATTTGCAATAAGCGCTATTTTTTCTTGAACGCGCGCCTGATGGCCTTGCGGCCTATGCGTTTTTTCATGCCGACCTTGATATCGTAGAGATAGAAAGGCAGCCGCTGACGCCAGCCGAATTCTTGCTTCATGGCCTGGAGGTACATGCCCACCAGCTGTTCACGACCATGCCATGGCAGCTTGACGCATACGCGCGTGAGGTCCGACAGCCGCTTGGACAAGGGGATGCCATGGTTGAAGAAATGCGCACGGTTGGTATCGATCAGCGAGAACGCGAGCTGTCCGTCCTCCAGCTTGGTAACCAGGATATTGCCGCCGGAGAGGTCACGGAAGAATACGCCCCTGTCATGCATGTTGAGCAGGTAACGTGTGAGTTGTGGGTAGATTTGCTCAGCGGTCACGCCTTGGTATGAGGTTTGCCCGTCGTAGAAAGCCGCAAAAATATCGCGGATGGAAAAGTCGGTGCGGACGAATTCGCATATGTAGTAATTTTGCAGCAGGGAACGGTCGCCGTGCTTCTCGAAATAGGCGACCGGCGCTGCTGCCTCAACGCCGCGGCGCAGCAGCTCATTGGTGCCGTTCCAGCTGCGCTTGGCTTTGGATAGCTTGAACTGGTCCAGCAGCTTCTTGTGCACATGCATCTTGACCGGCTGCTTCACCACGAGTTTGCGCGAAGGGTCTCGCGGGTCTTCTATGGTCCAGATGGCGTTGCGCGCGTTGCGCAGGATGGCGTCCTTGGGCGGCTTGCCCAGTCGCGAAGGATGGAGTGCCTGGCTGAGCAGTGCAGCCTCGGCATCGTTGGCCGCGACCAGAATGCCGCGCCATTCCGCATCCTGATAGGCATGGTAGTGCTTGTTTTCGCCATGTTCTCCATGCCGCTGAATCGACAGGTGTTCAAACAGGCTTTTTTCAGTTTTCAATGCAATATTCCTTCCTGCTGGCCATGTGATGTAGATTGGCGACTCGCTGGCAAGTCCGGGGTTGCTTTTCATTTGCGTGCCGTCGCGGCTGGTGTAGTGGGCGTGCAGCAAGTCATCCAGGTGGTAATGGTCGGCCAGCACAGCGCCCTTGCCATTGGTGGTCCAGACCGCATGCACTAGAGTCTGGCCATCCTTGAACGCATGGATTTCCAGGCCGTTCCTGCCACCCAGCGCCCCAAGATAATGGCGCCCCGGGATCAGCTTTGCGAAGGCCTGCATGCTATAGAAGCTTGGTCGGGGCCGGAATCGCTGGATATCGCCGGTGACGCTGGCATAGTGGGTGATCCGCTCGAGCCTCGGGTAGCTGTCGCTGCCATCATCAATCAAGCCCTCTCGATGGCAGATCAG from Methylobacillus flagellatus KT harbors:
- a CDS encoding lipopolysaccharide kinase InaA family protein, with translation MDMTEKTPIQGYVPPSGSKTHLHQPSMLTWEIIRKGLAYILKGKMMVPNSHIPPAAHDIPADFAGVGVATSGDLEVDDYVIARLEELGLRQARLDFSYGDIDHNAARLLEKLLDREYNIILHLVQPFDAAIAMEQAAAQQAWQAFLQQVLDRYGSRVTMVEIGSTVNRKRWAGYTPQGFLKTWEIAHHEVKRRNITLAGPNISDFEPLYNIGMLDIFRQRNQLPDIHTNNLFSERSTEPERFDHRILKYRRAAALKFNLIKKARLLHKITRDYGVHEVMSPSAFWTLPRILRLLPDGEQKQADYLARYMILCAASGALRQAFWGPLICHREGLIDDGSDSYPRLERITHYASVTGDIQRFRPRPSFYSMQAFAKLIPGRHYLGALGGRNGLEIHAFKDGQTLVHAVWTTNGKGAVLADHYHLDDLLHAHYTSRDGTQMKSNPGLASESPIYITWPAGRNIALKTEKSLFEHLSIQRHGEHGENKHYHAYQDAEWRGILVAANDAEAALLSQALHPSRLGKPPKDAILRNARNAIWTIEDPRDPSRKLVVKQPVKMHVHKKLLDQFKLSKAKRSWNGTNELLRRGVEAAAPVAYFEKHGDRSLLQNYYICEFVRTDFSIRDIFAAFYDGQTSYQGVTAEQIYPQLTRYLLNMHDRGVFFRDLSGGNILVTKLEDGQLAFSLIDTNRAHFFNHGIPLSKRLSDLTRVCVKLPWHGREQLVGMYLQAMKQEFGWRQRLPFYLYDIKVGMKKRIGRKAIRRAFKKK